One Conger conger chromosome 7, fConCon1.1, whole genome shotgun sequence genomic window, AAGATGGGTTGGATGTTTTATTTATCATTCAATGAACATGCGAACCATGTTTTGGTTAAATCTGATATTTTCATGTTCAGATGATAAGAAGGAGCTGGGAGCGGCCAGGCGGAGTCGGTACTACATGAAGTACGGCAACCCCAACTACGGCGGGATGAAAGGCATACTAAGCAACTCCTGGTGAGACCACAAACGCATCTGTTCTTACAAAGATCCAGCACGCACTGTATGTGCTCAACTGGTGTGACTCAGCTGCTAACGGAGAGCTCACCAAGAGTCTGAGGTTGAGACTCTGGTCAGCTGCTAACGGAGAGCTCACCAAGAGTCTGAGGTTGAGTCTCTGGTTTGGGTCTGTGCCGTGTCATTACCATTGGGTAATCACCATATAGTTTCCTTGGTCCTTGGTTTGAAAACCGTTTAcggttttttaaatttgtttatttattaatttctttttttaattcctcCTCTTGAACTGTCTCTGATCACTGCTTCAGAGAACAACTATCCTCTTCTGTAACTCAtactttgtgtttctgtcacgGTAAACCAAGGATACTGATCTTTGGTACACAATCACGGGTTATATTCCAGTGCACAGCTCATGGAAAATACTTGATAAGAACATGAGAACCTTCTCCCCCGCTGCAGGAAACGCAGATATCACACACGGAGGATCCAACGCGACGTcctgaaaaccaagaagcctctGATCGGGGACAGTATGGGCCACACCccaccgtacacacacaggcactctggTGAGTGGGTGCTAGATGTGCTAATTGCTAATTACAAACTAGGTTAGCTGCAATAATTAATTCTCCAAACGAATTAGCCTGGGTTGTTAGTACTGAAgggaaatttgtgtttgatttggaCTTGAGCTGAAAGTttagtgttgtattgttgtatttatCTACATTTATCTCCAACTTCGAGAGGAGCCTAAAACTACTCTTCAATGGAAGGAGTAGTGAGATAACCAACATTGATAACCAAACcatatctttattattattatggttggTTCATTCACCCGTCTTGCCACCTTCTGTTGATGTAACATTCACTTTACCTGTCTTGCACATTTGGAGTAAACGGATAACAGAGCTGTGTTCTCGATTTTTCCTGGTTGAAGGGAAAAACTAGGGACAAGAGACATTTAGAAGGCTGGAATAGACATTTCTGTCAGCTGGAAAAACATTGAGCCAAACTCACTTCAGCCCGGCTAATTGAAGAAGACAAAATGGGTGCCAGCGCAGTCCAAATGCATAGAAAAAGATCCCTACTCTTACCGCACAGggtctaacccaaaaaataatGAGGGTTGGAGCAGCCAGAGCTGCACAACGCCTTTAATGAAAACGGGCAACTGCTGTTTTGGGCCGACgcattctgtgtttttattaGGTTTTGCAGCAACAGACTGGGAAATAAAGACGAGGCACGTTGGCCCTTCTCataaaatgtgtgtatgcttgaCGACACTTATCCAATCTGAGGACATTTTACCCATGACCAAATTAATGGTTGACTTGATTCACACACAAGCTTGAAGCCTTGTAGGGACCTCTGTTCATACCTCCTTGTATTGTTTCTGTTGCTGGAATTGCCTTTTTTCCCGCCTCACCCGGCCTCTCTTTACAGACCTGGTGAACCTTCCTGAAGAGCCaatagaggaggaggaggaggaagaggaggaggaggaggaagagggggaagaCATGGATTCGGAGGACAGGGTGGTGGAGTACCGTGAGGagcgagagaaaggggagaaggacagagacagggagcgGGACAGGGAGCGGGACCGGGAGCGGGGCAGGGATCGAGATGGCGGCCTACGCAGTGTGGGCAGTCTGCGGAGGCATGGCTCTACTTCCGGCTCCTCGGACTCTGACGAAATGGACTATGACCTGGAGCTGAAGATGATCTCCACGCCCTCGCCCAAGAAGAGCATGAAGATGACCATGTACGCCGACGAGGTGGAGTCCAACCTCAAGACCATACGGTGAGGCCTCGCCGTGGCCCCGACCAGCTGCCCTGTGGGACAGCAGGCGGTTGTTTAGGGGCAGGGTCCTCAATTTTACCTGAAACGGGGAGGCAGGCTTCTGCTGTAACCCAGCACTAATGCCTagtactcaaccaatcacaggctTGATTTAAaccaatattttaatattttaaaatagattTCTTTTCAGACGTATTCGAGTTGTTTGCGCAGAAATTTGGAGAACACCAGATTCTTTCAGGTAGCTTGCAATATGTCAGTCTGAAATTAGTACATCTCTGGCTATTATATGTCTTGTATACATCTTCCATGTCTTTCCTGCGTATACTAGCAGAAAATGACCTTGCCTTCGAGAGATGTCATAGTAATGTCTCGCACCTTATACCGTGCTTCGTGatttttgtttgtgcatgtagtGCGTTTcatatgtatattttgtttaaGTTTCACAGTTTATTACCACATTTGAAGTGAAACCTGCAAGACGAGGAACGCAATTTGTGGGatttgcttttattcattttataaatttgccATACTATTCGGAATCCTCTTGTCCAAATGTTGAAGCGCAGCCTGACCTGGATGAGACCTcatttttcaccaaaaaaataaGCTACTGATTGATCAGTAGAGGGCGCCCTTACCTCTGATTGAAAGAGAAAAAGCCAGTCCTCCATGAGGGAACGGTGGAATTGAATAACTTAATCACCCCTCCATCTTATTTGCTTCACAATCCTGTCTACTCATTCATtactgaaaaaagaaatggaagTCTCGGTTGATGGTTATATaaaagtcaaaaaaaaaaaaaagagaaaatgagtCCTCAAGTATCTGTGGGGGAATTAGCCAGCTCTGCAAATATCAAAACATATCAAGCCTAcgagcttctctctctccctgtacagGAATTCGGTCCGTGGGGAGGGCGGGTCTAGCAGCAGCGTGAGGAACCGGATTGGAGGaggggctgggggcggggccgggggcggcaGCGCCAAAGCGGCGGTGGAGAAGGTGACGGACGTGAGGCAGCTTCTGGAGGAGAAGCGGCAGGGCCtgtcacagcagcagcagcaatgtCCGCAGCCCTACGTCAACGCGGCGGGGAGGACAGGTCAGTGCGCCCGggagaccccctccccccatctgcAACTATCGGGGGGCAAACTGAATGTGGCAATTTTTCTGTCTTATGTCACTGCGTTTAACAGCACTTTCTATAtgctttatgtttgtttcaaatCAACGAATCAATCTTGTAATCATGTTTTGTCattacgtatatatatatacgttttTCAGCTTGACATCTTTGCCTTAGAATataagtcctggagggctgtacCATCTGGTTCTCAGTAGTCACTTAAATTGCTGATCaacactgaaaaccagcagccTTCCTCAGACTCTCCTGCGGGAAGGGGAACTCAATGGACTCCGtctcagttatttatttattttgtatttatttatttttttccctttcctgtGTGAAGATGTTCGGAAGCGGTTGGGGAAGAGGCCGCACTCCCCCGAGGGCCGCCGGTCCACCTCGCCGGGGCCCCCCCGGGCCCCCACCCCTCGCCGCGAGCCCCTGACCAACGTGCACAGCCGGCTGGGGGTGCCCAAGCAGGAGGCCCACAGCCTCCACTCCCAGAGCCCCAAAGAGAAGAAGAGCGGTGAGGAGAGCTGAGCCATCGGCCATCTTTAATCTGCCGTACTCCTCGCCCATCCAGGGTTTTCAGGGGGGATACGTACAGAGTAACTCTGTGCGAAACCGTAAAATACATGCCACTGTAGTGTGACATTTCGGTTTGAATAAAGGCACTGCAGCCCATGGGTTCCACATTTTTTGAAGGATGAGGCTTTATTCAAGGGGGGAATTCTTAGTTCTCTGAGACGTAGGATGGAAATTAGTTGTGGATAGCATTCTGGATGAAAAGGATAGTTGAATGGTGGAACGCTCCCTTTGTtgcatttcttttatttgtaatgCTTTTCAGTATTCGGAGGAAGCAGCCATTTGAAGCACTGTCACAGTGGATGCCGTCAGAGTGCTTTCATGCGCAGTGGTGTGGAAATGTGTAGATGCTAGTTTTTGACATTGCTCTTGTCCAGCCTTGCCGCAGTTGCGTCACGGGTAACGGCGTGTCCCCGCACTCTCCACTGACGGcttgcccctctcctctctcccggtAGGCGGGCTGTGGAGCAGGCTCGGCTCCTCGCAGATGGACAAAGTCCCTGAGAGGAAGGCTGAGAGCAGGAGCCCGGGCAAGGCCAAAGGCTCGAAGGAGGCGCCCGAGGAGGAAGACTCCGAGCTGCAGAAGGTGTGGGGCGCCATGATCAAGGAGAAGGAGCAGCAGTCGCACAAGATGAAGAAGAGCCGCCTGGACAACCTGCCGTCCCTGCAGATCGAGATCAGCCGCGACAGCAGCAACGGCTCCGACAGCGACTCCTGAGGGGCGGGCCGAGGAGGACGGTGCAGTCGGGCGGGGTccagcacggggggggggggggggggggggtcgggcgGGGTCGAGGACGGGACGTGACCGGTGAAAGGGTTCGGGAGAGAGTGACACTGCGGTAGGTGAGAAGGTACCCACAGCAGGAAGACGAGAGCAAGAGATGGACAGAAGGATGGAAGAAGGGTAGCGCTGGGAGGAGAGGTACTGGCTTCTCACTCCTCTATAGCAGAGTAGGAGGCCTTCCCTGCCATCACACTGCtcctacccccaccccaccccaccccggtCCCCTGCACTCGTTCTTACATTCTTTTGTCTACTACTGTTGCCCTCTCTTTCTTGCGTGCAGGAGAGACTGTTAAAAATGACATCGCTGGCTCTTCAGAATGAGAACCAAGAAAGACCATTCAAACCATTGTGCGCGCCCCAGAATTCATCACTGTCATTCTGTACCCCCATGTTTAAGGAACTTGTCGGCACTCTTCAGGTAATTTCTTTTTTCACAGGCAGGAGGGCTTCAGGGTTTGATGCAATTCCTACAACCCATCCAGGAAACTGCATTTCCTATGAGACACCGTGCCCTTGGAATTGATTAGAATTTCCGGAAGAATGACGGCTAGTTAATCTGCAGGCTAATGTTAAAATTCTCCTGCGTCACACACTTTGGGGAACACTGAAATCAGGCTCCCTTCCTTCGGGACCGGGAGTCCATTCTGTCACTTGGATTAAGAGATGGATGTCACCCGAACGCCCCTTCCCGCCCCCAGCCTGGATGGCAGTGGGTTCCAGGGAGTGAGGGTGGCTGTGATCCCAGCAGGGCCCCTGTCAGGCCTGCGGGAGGGGGGCTCCACACATTCCACTTCTCCTGAACCAAAGGATGTGTGCTTTtacaaaatgttcattttttatttgtcatttgtgtAATCCAGTGCTTCTGTTaagattaaaaacattttttcaggaGCGAAATTGCATTTTCCTAGGGAAGCGTTTACTCTGTGCAAGAGTAGCAAGTATGAGGTGCAGTGGGAGCATGAATGTTTCTGGACTGCGATAATGTTGAGAGATTGTTGAATGTGCAGTCGAGTACTATTGTAAGACATTTCGCCCAGTTTGTACATTCAAATATCCCAATGAGAAGGCCTCTGCGTAAATACGGTCGACCTTTTTATGGTTCGACCACAGATGGAAGCCAGGTGTTTTATACCCATTTTGTCTGACGTGGAGTCATGACATATCCAACTTCTCAACATGTCTGATGCATCCTAATTGATTGGTAcgcttgtttgttttgtttcaaaaaaataatttatggaTGGGATATGTCCAGATTCGGCTCTGAATCAGATTCTGCAAGTATCAGAAATTAAGGTAAAAGGTTCTGCATGTCACCAACGTTCTTCTGGCGAATAACACCCCGTATTGAGCATCAGGTCCGCTTCGACACAGCGTGAAACACTAAGAGAAATGCGGTCAAAGTCAAAATGGAAGGAATGTGTCTACAAATGTCAGATATACAGAAGTTTGTCAGCTATACTGAATATAAGTGTAAATTGGGCCATACAGTCCCTGTAAACACTGGAGTTTACAGGTCTCAATACAGCCCATATTCATCATTTTGCCAAGAATTGTGTTtgtatcacattttattttccttgctttTCATTACACCTGAGCCACTGATTTCTTAACTAAATATGCTACAATCCAAATCGGAAATGCAAATGACTAATGTCAATTCAGTTAATAATGAATATTCAAGACAAAGATGCCCCAATGACTATATTTTCCATAATGGCTATGGACATCTGCATTGCTGCAATGTGGATCTTTAAAAGTATGCCTTATTAACATTGttccttgtttttgtattacacactaccgttcaaaagtttgtggtcaccttgtctttttctgctttttctgattcaatattttattttctctgtaatcaAACCATTCATCAAGGCACCCTTTATTAAGGTGTATTTAagtgtttgagacaaattagcATAATACTGTAacgtgctgtaattactacatgtacagaaaataccctttaataaaagctttgaccgtgtatgaattgtttgattacaaacagagaaaataaaatattaattaagaaaaagcagaaagacaacGTGTCCTCAAACTTTGTAATGGTAGTGTATGTAACAGGTTAAGGCTAAATTCTGTTTCAattcaggaaataaataaaagattcaTGAATTGAGTTGCATTTCCTCAATTGCAATGGATTTGAACTCAAACCCTGATATTTAATCCTTGATTTTGGGCTGAGttttaatcacattttaattgattCAATTGATACGTCAGAATTTTCTTAACCAACTCACAAATGTTAAAGATGCTCCAAAGACCGATATTCCAGATTTCATGTTGTAGGATACGAAAATCAATCTAATCACCTGTTGCTATCTTCAACATGGACCAGAATCTCGGGGGAAGGTTTCCAGAACCTAGCCAAATCCATTCCACAAAGAATATGGGCCTTTCTGAGGCAAAGGGAGGTCCTACCCAGTACTAcaaaggtgtacctaataaactgaGTATActgtatacgcacacacacacatacactcaatcaccactttatgaggtagacttgtacaccagcttgataatgcaaatatcaaattAACCAAACATGTCACAGCAacttcatgcataaaagcaggcagacatggtcaggaggttcagttgTTCAGGCCAAACGCCTTATTAATGTGAAGGGCCAGACTTGTTCAAGCTAACAGGAAGGCAACTAACT contains:
- the ncbp3 gene encoding nuclear cap-binding protein subunit 3 isoform X2 yields the protein MAAVRNLRVSVKPESGSDRSESDSESDSDRDPREPEPMEVEEGELELEDIPIRRSLKELLPDTSRRYENKAGTFITGIDVTSKEAVEKKEKRARRFHFRAEDNLAQRNVVLDREMLSKAIPTIRLEALYLCGVDDMSTQDVFGFFKEYPPAHIEWIDDTSCNVVWLDDVTSSRALINISGMPDPAVATPGTDDAKETSPPAQESRARREHGSEDDEDEEEDGEVVDDQEGTKAEKSSEESEGKASESEDEGVKKTAPESTELDSLSEVERESLLRNDLRPTTKEFKGRNLFLRFATRDDKKELGAARRSRYYMKYGNPNYGGMKGILSNSWKRRYHTRRIQRDVLKTKKPLIGDSMGHTPPYTHRHSDLVNLPEEPIEEEEEEEEEEEEEGEDMDSEDRVVEYREEREKGEKDRDRERDRERDRERGRDRDGGLRSVGSLRRHGSTSGSSDSDEMDYDLELKMISTPSPKKSMKMTMYADEVESNLKTIRNSVRGEGGSSSSVRNRIGGGAGGGAGGGSAKAAVEKVTDVRQLLEEKRQGLSQQQQQCPQPYVNAAGRTDVRKRLGKRPHSPEGRRSTSPGPPRAPTPRREPLTNVHSRLGVPKQEAHSLHSQSPKEKKSGGLWSRLGSSQMDKVPERKAESRSPGKAKGSKEAPEEEDSELQKVWGAMIKEKEQQSHKMKKSRLDNLPSLQIEISRDSSNGSDSDS
- the ncbp3 gene encoding nuclear cap-binding protein subunit 3 isoform X1, with the protein product MAAVRNLRVSVKPESGSDRSESDSESDSDRDPREPEPMEVEEGELELEDIPIRRSLKELLPDTSRRYENKAGTFITGIDVTSKEAVEKKEKRARRFHFRAEDNLAQRNVVLDREMLSKAIPTIRLEALYLCGVDDMSTQDVFGFFKEYPPAHIEWIDDTSCNVVWLDDVTSSRALINISGMPDPAVATPGTDDAKETSPPAQESRGLSRREHGSEDDEDEEEDGEVVDDQEGTKAEKSSEESEGKASESEDEGVKKTAPESTELDSLSEVERESLLRNDLRPTTKEFKGRNLFLRFATRDDKKELGAARRSRYYMKYGNPNYGGMKGILSNSWKRRYHTRRIQRDVLKTKKPLIGDSMGHTPPYTHRHSDLVNLPEEPIEEEEEEEEEEEEEGEDMDSEDRVVEYREEREKGEKDRDRERDRERDRERGRDRDGGLRSVGSLRRHGSTSGSSDSDEMDYDLELKMISTPSPKKSMKMTMYADEVESNLKTIRNSVRGEGGSSSSVRNRIGGGAGGGAGGGSAKAAVEKVTDVRQLLEEKRQGLSQQQQQCPQPYVNAAGRTDVRKRLGKRPHSPEGRRSTSPGPPRAPTPRREPLTNVHSRLGVPKQEAHSLHSQSPKEKKSGGLWSRLGSSQMDKVPERKAESRSPGKAKGSKEAPEEEDSELQKVWGAMIKEKEQQSHKMKKSRLDNLPSLQIEISRDSSNGSDSDS